One genomic region from Gemmatimonadales bacterium encodes:
- a CDS encoding glycerol-3-phosphate dehydrogenase/oxidase, whose amino-acid sequence MAATPPDLLVIGGGITGAGIARDAARRGIRTALLEAGDFGSGTSSRSSRLVHGGLRYLEHGWLRLVFEASRERRVLLRIAPHLVRPMPFLFPIHAGGRVTRGRLAAGLWLYDLLSVFRNVRMHRTLSRRGVRKAEPQLRSKDLLGGAVYYDACCDDARLVLANVRAARRSGAMVASYAAVKSLEKAAGQLRGVVVEDVIDGRHFAVRAHVAVNATGPWTDAMRQLDEPGAEPVLRPTKGVHVAVPRARLGNAGALTMTSPLDGRVMFVLPWGDVTVLGTTDTDYEGDPGAVAPTADDITYLLRSANALFPDARLAPPDLLAAWAGLRPLLRDGGGGTTAAVPREHRIFESASGLVTITGGKLTTYRSMAAELVDLVGLKLHRLDGRVIAPSAPTAEEPLPGGEVADLELLVRELVKERLDEGAARHLVDTYGTEAMAVANLAFRDTPLAEPLASGVPVLRAEVIHQARREMALSVSDVMIRRTHLFRQHPSQGTELTPVVAGLLGRELGWDAAREAASLAAYLAEVQQMRQALTPPPAT is encoded by the coding sequence ATGGCCGCGACGCCGCCCGACCTGCTGGTGATCGGCGGGGGCATCACCGGCGCCGGCATCGCGCGGGACGCCGCCCGGCGCGGAATCCGCACGGCCCTGCTCGAGGCCGGCGATTTCGGGAGCGGCACGTCCAGTCGCTCGTCTCGCCTCGTGCACGGCGGGCTGCGCTATCTGGAGCACGGCTGGCTCCGGCTGGTGTTCGAAGCGAGCCGCGAGCGCCGCGTCCTGTTACGGATCGCGCCGCATCTCGTGCGGCCGATGCCGTTCCTCTTCCCGATCCACGCCGGCGGCCGGGTGACCCGCGGCCGGCTGGCCGCCGGCCTGTGGCTGTACGACCTGCTGTCGGTGTTCCGGAACGTGCGCATGCATCGGACGCTGTCGCGACGCGGCGTCCGCAAGGCCGAGCCGCAGCTGCGGAGCAAGGACCTGCTGGGGGGCGCCGTGTACTACGACGCCTGCTGCGACGACGCCCGGCTGGTCCTGGCCAACGTGCGCGCGGCGCGCCGCAGCGGCGCGATGGTCGCGAGCTACGCGGCGGTGAAGTCGCTCGAGAAGGCTGCGGGCCAGCTTCGGGGCGTGGTGGTGGAGGACGTCATCGACGGCCGGCACTTCGCCGTCCGGGCGCACGTGGCCGTGAACGCGACGGGCCCTTGGACCGACGCGATGCGCCAGCTGGACGAGCCTGGCGCCGAGCCCGTGCTCCGGCCAACCAAAGGGGTCCATGTCGCGGTTCCGCGCGCCCGGCTCGGTAACGCGGGCGCGCTCACGATGACTTCCCCGCTCGACGGCCGCGTGATGTTCGTGCTGCCGTGGGGCGACGTCACCGTGCTCGGCACCACCGACACGGACTACGAAGGGGACCCCGGGGCGGTCGCTCCGACCGCCGACGACATCACCTACCTGCTGCGCTCGGCAAACGCCCTGTTCCCCGACGCGCGACTCGCTCCCCCGGACCTCCTCGCGGCCTGGGCCGGCCTCCGCCCGCTGCTCAGGGACGGGGGCGGGGGGACGACCGCCGCCGTCCCGCGCGAGCACCGGATCTTCGAGAGCGCGTCCGGCCTGGTGACGATCACCGGCGGCAAACTGACGACGTACCGCTCGATGGCGGCGGAATTGGTGGATCTGGTGGGGTTGAAGCTCCACCGTCTCGACGGCCGCGTCATCGCCCCGAGCGCGCCGACCGCCGAGGAGCCCTTGCCCGGTGGCGAGGTCGCCGACCTCGAGCTGCTGGTTCGCGAGCTAGTGAAGGAACGACTTGACGAGGGCGCGGCGCGCCACCTGGTCGACACCTACGGCACGGAAGCGATGGCGGTCGCCAACCTGGCCTTCCGCGACACTCCCCTGGCGGAGCCGCTGGCCTCCGGTGTCCCGGTCCTTCGCGCCGAGGTGATCCACCAGGCACGGCGCGAGATGGCGCTCTCCGTCAGCGACGTCATGATTCGCCGCACTCACCTGTTTCGGCAGCATCCCAGCCAGGGTACGGAGCTGACGCCGGTGGTGGCCGGTCTGCTCGGACGGGAGCTCGGCTGGGATGCCGCGCGCGAGGCCGCCTCCCTCGCCGCCTACCTGGCCGAGGTGCAGCAGATGCGGCAGGCGCTCACGCCGCCGCCGGCGACCTGA
- the queG gene encoding tRNA epoxyqueuosine(34) reductase QueG, with amino-acid sequence MTPTALAAAARAMAREIGFDACGVTDLGPSAAAAAFDRWLASGYQGEMRYLERQAPIRREPARTWPDARSAVVVLHNYWQEDAAPAPGRGRVARYALGDDYHAVMRVNLEHLGARLVDAAGTGRFRAFADAGPLPERELARRAGLGWVGKNTMLIHPRLGSFTFVGVLLTDLVLAVDPPFEADRCGTCRRCLEACPTGAFPEPRVLDATRCISYLTIEARGPVPEALKPSLGDWLFGCDVCQDVCPWNVRFARETAETRYRARPATEWPALQDIATMSEQQFEDAFGASALMRAGRSGLTRNAAVVTENGERRPEDGCPAA; translated from the coding sequence GTGACGCCCACCGCGCTCGCCGCCGCCGCCAGGGCGATGGCCCGCGAGATCGGCTTCGACGCCTGTGGAGTCACGGACCTGGGCCCGTCGGCGGCCGCGGCCGCGTTCGATCGCTGGCTGGCGAGCGGGTATCAGGGTGAGATGCGATACCTGGAGCGACAGGCCCCGATCCGGCGGGAACCAGCACGCACCTGGCCCGACGCTCGCTCCGCCGTGGTGGTGCTCCACAACTACTGGCAGGAAGACGCCGCGCCCGCCCCGGGGCGCGGCCGCGTCGCGCGCTACGCCCTCGGCGACGACTACCACGCGGTGATGCGGGTCAACCTCGAGCACCTCGGCGCGCGTCTCGTGGACGCCGCCGGGACCGGCCGATTCCGGGCCTTCGCGGATGCGGGCCCGCTGCCGGAGCGCGAGCTCGCGCGGCGCGCAGGCCTGGGGTGGGTCGGGAAGAACACGATGCTGATCCACCCTCGACTCGGCTCCTTCACGTTCGTCGGCGTGCTGCTGACCGATCTCGTCTTGGCCGTCGACCCCCCGTTCGAGGCCGACCGGTGCGGCACCTGCCGGCGCTGCCTCGAGGCGTGTCCGACCGGGGCGTTCCCCGAGCCTCGGGTGCTCGACGCGACCCGCTGCATTTCCTATCTCACCATCGAAGCCCGGGGACCGGTGCCCGAGGCACTGAAGCCATCGCTCGGAGACTGGCTGTTCGGCTGCGACGTGTGCCAGGACGTCTGTCCCTGGAACGTGCGGTTCGCGCGCGAGACGGCGGAAACCAGATACCGCGCGCGTCCCGCGACCGAATGGCCGGCCCTGCAGGACATCGCCACGATGTCGGAACAGCAGTTCGAGGACGCCTTCGGCGCGTCGGCGCTGATGCGTGCCGGCCGCTCGGGCCTGACCCGCAACGCCGCAGTGGTCACCGAGAACGGCGAGCGCCGCCCGGAGGACGGGTGCCCGGCGGCGTGA
- a CDS encoding TIGR00730 family Rossman fold protein, which produces MSSDPWRVLRIMGEFVEGFDTLAGVYSGVTFFGSARTKPDDPHYRAATETARRFAGAGFSIITGGGPGIMEAANRGAQEGGGPSLGLNIELPFEQGTNPFVDTAMHFRYFFVRKTMFVKYSIGFVVFPGGYGTLDELFEALTLIQTGKIKHFPVVLFGVDYWRGLVDWLRGTAAARGTIDLRDLDIFHLTDDPAVAVDVVTRARESLLAQRTEPIGGRSVDGLF; this is translated from the coding sequence GTGTCGTCCGATCCGTGGCGCGTGCTGCGGATCATGGGCGAGTTCGTCGAGGGGTTCGACACGCTCGCCGGGGTATACTCGGGCGTGACCTTCTTCGGCTCCGCCCGCACCAAGCCCGACGATCCGCACTACCGCGCCGCGACGGAGACGGCGCGCCGGTTCGCCGGCGCGGGCTTCTCGATCATCACCGGCGGCGGACCGGGGATCATGGAAGCGGCCAACCGGGGCGCCCAGGAAGGCGGCGGCCCGTCGCTCGGGCTCAACATCGAGCTGCCGTTCGAGCAGGGCACCAATCCGTTCGTCGATACGGCGATGCACTTCCGCTACTTCTTCGTTCGCAAGACGATGTTCGTGAAGTACTCCATCGGGTTCGTGGTCTTCCCCGGCGGGTACGGCACGCTCGATGAGCTGTTCGAGGCCCTGACGCTCATTCAGACGGGGAAGATCAAGCACTTCCCGGTGGTCCTGTTCGGCGTCGACTACTGGCGCGGCCTGGTGGACTGGCTGCGTGGCACGGCGGCCGCGCGGGGCACGATCGACCTGCGGGACCTCGACATCTTCCACCTGACGGACGATCCCGCCGTGGCCGTGGACGTGGTGACGCGCGCCCGTGAGTCCCTGCTCGCCCAGCGGACGGAGCCGATCGGGGGCCGATCCGTGGACGGACTCTTCTAG
- the fadI gene encoding acetyl-CoA C-acyltransferase FadI — protein sequence MLGQNGRRVAVIAGCRTPFVKSGTVFKDLSAVELAKLATRELLIRTEIPPAKVDQVVFGQVIPSVLAPNVAREVSLLPQFPRNVPAFSLNRACASSGQAVAEAFDQIALGQADMVVAGGTESLSDIPILHSRRFAELLVQASRARTLGKRLATLARIRPRDLVPVTPAIAEPSTGETMGQSAEKMAKENGISRHAQDDYALRSHRLAARGTADGRLTAEIAPVFVPPAYEPVTADNGIRADSTLEQLAALRPAFDRRYGSVTAGNASPLTDGASAVLVMSGEAARAAGFEPLAYVRSYAVAAVDPGAQLLMGPAYAIPRALERARIAWKDLGLVEMHEAFASQVLSNIQAIESDMWAREHLGRDRRIGEVNWEVLNVMGGSIAIGHPFGATGGRLITTLGNEMRRRDVQFGLVSVCAQGGMGFAMVLERM from the coding sequence ATGCTCGGGCAGAACGGTCGTCGGGTCGCCGTCATCGCGGGTTGCCGCACCCCGTTCGTGAAGTCCGGCACGGTGTTCAAGGACCTCAGCGCCGTCGAGTTGGCCAAGCTCGCCACGCGCGAACTGCTGATTCGGACCGAGATTCCGCCGGCGAAGGTGGATCAGGTCGTCTTCGGCCAGGTCATTCCCTCGGTGCTCGCGCCCAACGTGGCACGGGAAGTGAGCCTGCTGCCGCAGTTTCCCCGGAACGTGCCCGCGTTCTCGCTGAACCGGGCGTGCGCGTCGTCGGGCCAGGCCGTCGCCGAGGCGTTCGACCAGATCGCGCTCGGGCAGGCGGACATGGTCGTCGCGGGCGGGACGGAATCGCTGTCCGACATCCCGATCCTCCACTCCAGGCGATTCGCGGAGCTGCTCGTGCAAGCGAGCCGGGCGCGCACGCTGGGGAAACGGTTGGCGACGCTCGCGAGGATCCGTCCGCGCGATCTCGTTCCGGTGACGCCGGCCATTGCCGAGCCGTCCACCGGCGAGACGATGGGGCAGTCGGCCGAGAAGATGGCCAAGGAAAACGGCATCTCGCGGCACGCCCAGGACGACTACGCGCTGCGCTCGCACCGGCTGGCCGCGCGGGGCACGGCCGACGGGCGGTTGACGGCGGAAATCGCGCCCGTCTTCGTTCCGCCGGCGTACGAGCCGGTCACCGCGGACAACGGGATACGCGCGGATTCCACCCTCGAGCAACTGGCGGCGCTGAGGCCGGCGTTCGACCGGCGCTACGGATCGGTGACTGCCGGCAACGCATCGCCCCTGACCGACGGCGCGTCCGCCGTGCTGGTGATGAGCGGGGAGGCCGCTCGGGCCGCGGGATTCGAGCCGCTGGCCTACGTTCGCTCGTATGCCGTGGCGGCGGTGGATCCCGGCGCCCAACTGCTCATGGGCCCGGCGTACGCCATCCCTCGCGCGCTCGAGCGAGCCCGCATCGCCTGGAAGGACCTCGGGCTCGTCGAGATGCACGAGGCGTTCGCGTCGCAGGTGCTGTCGAATATCCAGGCCATCGAGTCGGATATGTGGGCGCGCGAGCACCTCGGGCGCGACAGGCGCATCGGCGAGGTGAACTGGGAGGTGCTCAACGTGATGGGGGGGTCGATTGCGATCGGCCACCCATTCGGCGCGACCGGCGGGCGCCTCATTACGACGCTCGGCAACGAGATGCGGCGGCGGGACGTTCAGTTCGGACTGGTCTCGGTGTGTGCCCAGGGCGGCATGGGGTTTGCCATGGTCCTCGAGCGGATGTGA
- a CDS encoding proline dehydrogenase family protein: protein MLRRTFLYLSEQPQIFAFIRGNRLARRLASRFVAGETMDSAAAAVRELNGRGIAASLDLLGESVTKADEARSCAATVAEILARIAADRLDCNVSVKLTQLGLDLDRGLCLENMRRILDRGRELGISVRIDMESSAHTQRTLDLFERDLLPVYGDRVGIVIQSYLRRSAADVDRLIGARARVRLCKGAYQEPATVAFPDKADVDRSYGELIEKLLEHGHQPAVATHDPALITRVRRFVEAKAIAADRFEFQMLYGIRRDLQEELRRAGYRVRVYVPFGTQWYPYLMRRLAERPANIAFILGNVVKETLRT from the coding sequence ATGCTGCGCCGCACATTCCTGTATCTCAGCGAGCAACCGCAGATCTTCGCCTTCATTCGCGGCAACCGGCTGGCCCGGCGGCTTGCCTCGCGGTTCGTTGCGGGCGAGACGATGGATTCCGCGGCGGCCGCCGTCCGCGAGCTGAACGGGCGCGGGATCGCCGCCAGCCTCGACCTCCTCGGAGAGAGCGTCACGAAGGCGGACGAGGCGCGGAGCTGCGCGGCGACGGTCGCCGAGATCCTGGCACGGATCGCGGCGGACCGGCTCGACTGCAACGTGTCGGTCAAGCTCACGCAGCTGGGACTCGACCTCGACCGCGGTCTGTGCCTCGAGAACATGCGCCGGATCCTGGACCGCGGCCGCGAGCTGGGCATCTCCGTGCGCATCGACATGGAGAGCAGCGCCCACACCCAGCGGACGCTCGACCTGTTCGAGCGGGACCTGCTGCCGGTCTACGGCGACCGCGTGGGCATCGTGATCCAGTCGTACCTGCGTCGCAGCGCCGCCGACGTCGACCGCCTCATCGGGGCTCGCGCCCGGGTTCGGCTCTGCAAGGGCGCGTACCAGGAGCCGGCGACGGTGGCGTTTCCCGACAAGGCGGACGTGGACCGGAGCTACGGGGAGCTGATCGAGAAGCTCCTGGAGCACGGCCATCAGCCTGCGGTCGCGACGCACGACCCCGCACTGATCACGCGGGTGCGCCGCTTCGTTGAGGCGAAGGCCATCGCGGCGGACCGGTTCGAGTTCCAGATGCTGTACGGCATCCGGCGCGACCTCCAGGAGGAGCTGCGACGGGCCGGGTACCGGGTGCGGGTGTACGTGCCGTTCGGCACCCAGTGGTATCCCTATCTGATGCGGCGC
- a CDS encoding MFS transporter: protein MSERSGAPTMSGRYLWYALALLAFGNLLNYLDRNIILALFEPIKDELDITDTQLGWLGSSYAIAFALGALGAGVLSDLRSRRTVIAGGVALWSGFTALGGAAATYWHLLTTRGVVGVAESSYLPAAQAMLADYFPDRGRAQAMGIFWAGLAVGGVLAVWLGGHLATAFGWRTALIVVGLPGILFALLLARLRDPRPQPRPMLPQTRAVRRIALTPRLILRAGLPLLLSIPVGAAVFGALILFRVAAAADTAVFGAIVGVGLVWTIVKWVRVAMRWRHRLLVGVPADAVDEMLDAAAVVLRTPTLVWMFIGGALTTAAMNSLVAWSASYLQRVLDMSLLQAGRQIGLVGLVAGVLGSWIGGRSGDRLMERTPAGRVIAGAVGFLAGAPLCVVLLLVNDVRLFSGLFFVVVFFFTWYNGPAAAVLFDVVPRGIAATVMGAYVFFIHIAGDAIALPVVGLLSDRYGLRVALMTLPAVGLLGGALLLLAVPTVARDMARVRSPAAA from the coding sequence ATGAGCGAGCGCTCCGGCGCCCCGACCATGAGCGGCCGGTATCTATGGTACGCGCTGGCGCTGCTGGCCTTCGGGAACCTGCTGAACTATCTCGACCGCAACATCATCCTGGCGCTGTTCGAGCCCATCAAGGACGAGCTGGACATCACGGACACGCAGCTGGGCTGGCTGGGATCATCCTATGCCATCGCCTTCGCGCTCGGCGCGCTCGGGGCCGGCGTGCTGTCCGACCTGCGGTCACGGCGCACGGTGATCGCCGGCGGCGTGGCCCTGTGGAGCGGGTTCACGGCCCTGGGCGGGGCGGCTGCGACCTACTGGCATCTCCTGACGACCCGCGGCGTGGTGGGGGTCGCGGAATCGTCGTACCTGCCCGCGGCGCAGGCGATGCTCGCCGACTACTTCCCGGACCGCGGGCGCGCGCAGGCGATGGGCATCTTCTGGGCCGGCCTGGCGGTGGGGGGCGTGCTGGCGGTCTGGCTCGGGGGCCACCTGGCGACCGCCTTCGGATGGCGCACCGCGCTGATCGTAGTCGGCCTGCCGGGCATCCTGTTCGCGCTGCTGCTGGCACGGCTGCGTGACCCGCGACCCCAGCCGCGACCGATGCTGCCGCAGACGCGGGCAGTCCGGCGCATTGCCCTCACGCCGAGGCTGATCCTGCGCGCCGGCCTTCCGCTCCTGCTGTCGATCCCGGTCGGGGCCGCCGTCTTCGGCGCGCTGATCCTCTTCCGGGTGGCGGCGGCCGCGGATACCGCGGTGTTCGGCGCGATCGTCGGCGTGGGTCTCGTGTGGACCATCGTCAAGTGGGTGCGGGTGGCGATGCGATGGCGCCACCGGCTGCTCGTCGGCGTCCCGGCCGACGCCGTGGACGAGATGCTGGACGCCGCGGCGGTCGTGCTGCGCACGCCGACTCTCGTCTGGATGTTCATCGGCGGCGCGTTGACCACGGCGGCTATGAATTCCCTGGTGGCGTGGTCGGCGAGCTACCTCCAGCGGGTATTGGACATGTCGCTGCTGCAGGCGGGGCGGCAGATCGGACTGGTGGGACTGGTGGCCGGCGTACTGGGGTCGTGGATCGGAGGGCGCTCGGGCGACCGCCTGATGGAACGCACCCCCGCGGGACGGGTCATCGCCGGCGCGGTGGGATTCCTCGCCGGAGCGCCGCTGTGCGTGGTGCTGCTGCTCGTCAACGACGTGCGGCTCTTCTCCGGCCTGTTCTTCGTCGTGGTGTTCTTCTTCACCTGGTACAACGGGCCCGCCGCCGCCGTGCTGTTCGACGTGGTGCCGCGCGGCATCGCGGCCACGGTGATGGGGGCCTACGTCTTCTTCATCCACATCGCCGGCGATGCCATCGCTCTGCCGGTCGTGGGGCTGTTGTCGGATCGCTACGGCCTGCGCGTCGCGCTGATGACGCTCCCTGCCGTCGGCCTGCTGGGTGGGGCGCTGCTCCTCCTGGCGGTGCCGACCGTGGCCCGCGACATGGCGCGCGTCAGGTCGCCGGCGGCGGCGTGA
- the fadJ gene encoding fatty acid oxidation complex subunit alpha FadJ: MDAEGGTGALATVVEDGVAVLTLDLPGESVNKFSRAVRDEFAAAFAALQNDAAVRAIVIASGKKDVFVAGADIEEFVALRTAEEARRLSRDGQSMLDRVADSPKPVVAAIHGVCLGGGLELVLACHYRVATDHPKTALGAPEVQLGIIPGAGGCNRLPRVVGLRSALEMILTGKNVRAAKALRMGLVDELVPPAILRQVAVKAARRLAETPVHRRRRGGVLGWLFDRSALGQAVVLRRARAMTRSQTAGHYPAPLAALDVIRCSLASGMEQGLPYEAERFGEMAMTDVSRRLVEVFFATTALKKDPGVPAPAPAPRPVAQLGILGAGFMGSGIAAVAAAQAGVPVRLKDADLPRVGAGLKALAGIVDERVRRRSVSRRDAGRQLALVSGGIDFAGFHAADLVIEAVFEDLEIKRQVLREVEAVSRPDCIFASNTSTIPISRIAEASARPETVVGMHFFSPVHRMPLLEIVVGARTARETTVTAVAFGRRLGKTVVVVQDRPGFFVNRILAPYINEAGRLLTEGVPIALLDRAMTQWGFPVGPITLLDEVGLDVAAKAAHVMHQAFGDRLERSLDLDALVADRRLGRKNGRGFFLYRAGKKAGEDPTVYRALGLAPAERETDPDVVAERLAFAMLNEAARALEEGVIAQPRDGDVGALFGIGFPPFRGGPFRTLDALGARAAVDSLARLAATHGDRFAPAASLVAQAEHGGRFYPSLR, translated from the coding sequence GTGGACGCGGAGGGTGGAACGGGCGCGCTCGCGACGGTAGTCGAAGACGGCGTCGCCGTCCTCACGCTCGACCTGCCGGGCGAGAGCGTCAACAAGTTCTCGCGAGCGGTGAGGGACGAGTTCGCGGCGGCGTTCGCGGCGCTGCAGAACGACGCCGCGGTCCGCGCCATCGTAATCGCGTCCGGCAAGAAGGACGTGTTCGTCGCGGGCGCCGACATCGAGGAGTTCGTCGCGCTGCGCACAGCGGAGGAGGCCAGGCGGCTGTCGCGGGACGGGCAATCGATGCTCGACCGCGTGGCGGACTCGCCGAAGCCGGTCGTGGCCGCGATTCACGGCGTCTGCCTCGGTGGCGGACTGGAGTTGGTCCTCGCGTGCCACTATCGTGTCGCGACGGACCACCCGAAGACCGCGCTCGGGGCGCCCGAGGTCCAGCTCGGCATCATCCCCGGGGCGGGCGGGTGCAACCGGCTGCCACGCGTCGTCGGACTCCGCAGTGCGCTGGAGATGATCCTCACCGGGAAGAACGTCCGCGCCGCGAAGGCGCTCAGGATGGGGCTGGTGGACGAGCTGGTGCCGCCGGCGATCCTGCGGCAGGTCGCCGTGAAGGCGGCGCGGCGGCTCGCCGAGACCCCGGTGCACCGCCGGCGCCGCGGCGGTGTCCTCGGGTGGCTCTTCGACCGCAGCGCGCTCGGGCAGGCCGTCGTGTTGAGACGGGCGCGGGCCATGACGCGATCGCAGACGGCCGGCCACTATCCGGCTCCGCTCGCGGCGCTGGACGTGATCCGGTGCAGCCTGGCGAGCGGCATGGAGCAGGGGCTGCCCTACGAAGCGGAGCGGTTCGGCGAGATGGCGATGACCGACGTGTCGCGCCGGCTGGTCGAGGTGTTCTTCGCCACCACCGCGCTCAAGAAGGACCCCGGCGTTCCGGCGCCGGCGCCGGCCCCGCGTCCGGTCGCGCAGCTGGGCATCCTGGGCGCCGGGTTCATGGGATCGGGCATCGCGGCGGTCGCGGCGGCGCAAGCGGGGGTGCCGGTACGCCTCAAGGATGCGGATCTGCCGCGGGTCGGCGCCGGCCTCAAGGCGCTGGCCGGCATCGTGGACGAACGGGTGCGCCGTCGGAGCGTCAGCCGGCGCGACGCGGGGCGGCAGCTCGCCCTGGTCTCCGGCGGCATCGACTTCGCGGGATTCCACGCGGCGGACCTGGTGATCGAAGCGGTGTTCGAGGACCTGGAGATCAAGCGCCAGGTGCTTCGCGAGGTCGAAGCCGTTTCCCGGCCCGACTGCATCTTCGCGTCGAACACCTCGACGATTCCGATCTCGCGCATCGCCGAGGCCTCGGCCCGTCCGGAGACCGTGGTCGGAATGCACTTCTTTTCGCCGGTGCACCGGATGCCGTTGCTGGAGATCGTCGTCGGAGCGCGCACCGCGCGGGAAACGACGGTGACGGCCGTCGCATTCGGACGGCGACTCGGCAAGACGGTAGTCGTGGTGCAGGATCGACCCGGCTTCTTCGTCAACCGGATCCTCGCGCCGTACATCAACGAGGCCGGGCGGCTGTTGACGGAAGGCGTGCCCATCGCGCTGCTGGATCGGGCGATGACGCAATGGGGGTTCCCGGTCGGGCCGATCACGCTGCTCGACGAAGTCGGCCTCGACGTGGCCGCCAAGGCGGCGCACGTGATGCACCAGGCGTTCGGCGACCGGCTCGAACGGTCGCTCGACCTCGACGCGTTGGTGGCGGACCGGCGGCTGGGACGCAAGAACGGGCGGGGCTTCTTCCTCTATCGGGCGGGGAAGAAGGCAGGCGAGGACCCGACGGTGTACCGGGCGCTGGGTCTCGCGCCGGCGGAGCGCGAGACCGACCCGGACGTCGTGGCCGAGCGGCTGGCGTTCGCCATGCTCAACGAGGCCGCGCGGGCCCTCGAGGAGGGCGTGATCGCGCAGCCGCGCGACGGGGACGTGGGCGCGCTGTTCGGCATCGGATTCCCGCCCTTTCGCGGGGGCCCGTTCCGTACCCTGGATGCCCTGGGTGCCCGGGCGGCCGTGGACAGTCTGGCGCGCCTGGCGGCGACGCACGGCGATCGCTTCGCCCCCGCCGCCTCGCTGGTCGCCCAGGCCGAGCACGGTGGACGCTTCTACCCTTCACTTCGGTAA